Proteins found in one ANME-2 cluster archaeon genomic segment:
- a CDS encoding RsmD family RNA methyltransferase produces the protein MSDMMLRDKIREKGAVPESLLHLVPNRYEVIGDVAVIVIPYQLQKYKHVIAKTITEQRKNIRTVLNKVAMLDGDARVGGYETLYGSETITLHREYGHRYRMDVRTVFFNTHLAYERFRIASKVRNDEHVLVPFSGVGPFVIPAAVRGARVTAVDSNPMACQWLAYNVRLNHVEEYISVILGDAQSIPRLLKPGYDRAIIPAPYGMDPFLWDVAGMVKKGGIIHFYTFKKPHEIPGLVEEYGQNDLEVEFHRQCGNVAPGVSRWVFDLIKH, from the coding sequence ATGTCTGATATGATGCTCAGGGATAAAATCCGGGAGAAAGGAGCAGTTCCTGAATCACTATTACATCTGGTTCCCAACAGGTATGAGGTAATAGGAGATGTGGCTGTCATCGTCATCCCGTATCAATTGCAGAAATACAAACATGTCATTGCAAAAACAATAACTGAGCAACGCAAGAATATCAGGACCGTGTTGAATAAGGTAGCCATGCTGGATGGAGATGCACGGGTTGGCGGTTACGAAACACTTTATGGCAGCGAGACTATTACTCTGCACAGGGAATACGGGCATCGTTACCGCATGGATGTAAGGACAGTGTTCTTCAATACTCACCTTGCATATGAGAGGTTCCGGATTGCATCCAAAGTGAGAAACGATGAGCATGTGCTGGTACCCTTTAGCGGTGTGGGTCCTTTTGTCATTCCGGCAGCAGTCCGGGGGGCCAGGGTCACAGCAGTGGACAGCAATCCAATGGCTTGCCAGTGGCTGGCCTACAATGTGAGGTTGAACCACGTAGAGGAATACATATCCGTAATCCTGGGTGATGCACAGAGTATCCCGCGATTGCTCAAACCAGGATATGACAGGGCCATAATTCCTGCACCCTATGGAATGGACCCCTTTTTATGGGATGTTGCGGGGATGGTAAAAAAGGGCGGCATCATACATTTCTATACCTTCAAAAAGCCGCACGAGATTCCGGGTCTGGTGGAAGAGTACGGACAAAACGACCTGGAAGTAGAGTTCCATCGTCAGTGCGGGAACGTGGCACCCGGGGTAAGCCGCTGGGTGTTTGACCTGATCAAGCATTAG
- the hisI gene encoding phosphoribosyl-AMP cyclohydrolase has translation MKISDEIRKELKFDDKGLITAIAQDYQTGEILMLAFMNLEALEKTVDTGKAHYYSRSRGKQWLKGESSGHFQVVHEMYIDCDADAVLMKVEQLGGGACHTGYRSCFYRTLDGDVVSDKVFNPEDVY, from the coding sequence ATGAAAATATCTGATGAAATACGCAAAGAGCTGAAATTTGATGATAAAGGACTTATTACCGCAATAGCCCAGGACTACCAGACCGGCGAGATATTGATGCTGGCCTTCATGAACCTTGAAGCCCTGGAAAAAACTGTGGATACCGGCAAGGCACATTACTACAGTCGAAGCCGGGGTAAACAATGGCTAAAGGGTGAGAGTTCGGGACATTTCCAGGTAGTACATGAAATGTACATTGATTGCGATGCCGATGCTGTGTTAATGAAAGTGGAGCAATTAGGTGGCGGAGCTTGCCATACCGGATACCGGTCGTGTTTCTACCGTACACTTGACGGTGACGTGGTAAGCGATAAGGTATTCAATCCTGAGGATGTATATTGA